cttttcttttgtctgctgaattatttctggacccaaaatcttgcgttctccaacttcatcccagtgcacgggtgatctgcatttcctcccatataatgcttcatacggtggcattccaatactggcgtgatagctattattataagaaaattccactaggggtaaatgttcatcccaactgccttcaaaatcgatcgcacaaactcgtagcatgtcttcaatcgtttgaattgtcctttcactttggccgtcagtttgcggatgataagctgtactcatattcaacttcgttcctagacattcttgaaattgcctccaaaatcttgaattgaaacgaggatctcgatccgatacaattgatactggtactccatgacgcatcacaatttctatgagatacatgtgcactaatttgtcgagcgaaaatctttcattaattggtagaaaatgtgccgacttcgtaagtctgtcaatgattacccatatcgcatcatgatttgccctagtcttcggtagtcctaccacaaaatccatcgctagatgttcccatttccattctggaatgtctaatggttgcaataacccactcggacgttggtgttctgctttaactcgctggcatgtgtagcatttactcacccattctgctatctccttcttcatattcggccaccaaaagttttccttcaaatcgcgatacattttcgtgcttcctggatgaatggaatacttcgaattgtgcgcatcttgcataatttcttcttttaattctgccacgttagggatccagattcttgacgcaaaacgtaaaattccttcattatctttctgagttgtaatttcttctcctgttaagttgtcatcttgactcatcacttcttcttggcaacggcgaatcttttccagcaattctggttggaaagtcatagcgtagatagtttctacAGATTCATTAGGagtacgaatttcgatttccaatttgtcgaattccctgggcaattcttcgcatgaagtcaacctattcaatctttcttttctgcttagcgcatctgctacaacatttgcttttcctggatgataactgattgtaacatcgtaatctttaatcaattccagccatcgacgttgtcgcatgtttagttccttttgcgtgaagatatacttcagacttttatgatccgtgtagatttcacatttttcaccgtacagataatgtctccacagcttcaatgcaaatacaattgctgctaattccagatcatgcgtaggatatttctgttcatggggtttaagttgtctcgacgcatatgcaatgacgttaccatgttgcatcaatacacatcctaaaccacgatatgaagcgtcactgtagataacaaaatttccttgctcgtctggcagtactaatactggtgccgtcaccaaccgattcttcaactcttgaaaactttcttcacacttactattccattcgaacttttcactttgccgagttaacttggtcagcggtgtagctatcttcgcaaaatctttgacaaatcttcgataatatcctgccaaacctaaaaaacttcgaacctctgtcggcgtctttggtctttcccaattcaacacagcttcaatctttgctggatccacttgaatgccttctctgctgatgatgtgccctagaaactgcacttctttcaaccaaaattcgcatttggaaagttttgcataaagctgttccttccgtaatatttccaatgtcgttcttaattgtgctgcatgctcttcttccgtctttgaatagatcaaaatgtcatcaataaatataatgataaacttatccaaatacttcttgaatattcgattcatcaaatccataaacgctgcaggtgcattcgtcaatccaaaagccatcacaagaaattcatagtgtccgtaccttgttctaaacgctgtctttggaatatcttcggccttgatctttaactgatgatagcctgatcgtaagtcgattttcgaaaaccatgctgctccttttagttgatcaaataaatcatcaatgcgaggtaaaggatatttattcttgatagttaacttgttcagctcacgataatcaatacacagtcgcatactaccatccttctttttcacgaacaatactggcgcaccccatggggatacacttggccttataattcctttgtcaagaagttcttgcaactgctttgctaattccctcatttcaacaggtgccattctatatggagctttcgaaattggttcagtccctggcgtcaagtcaatagtgaattcgatttctcgatctggtggaagtcctggtaattcgtccggaaaaacatcaagaaattcacaaactacaggaatatcttcaatcttcaaatctcccttatcaacatcccgtacataggctaaataagcttgacatccttgacgtagcaatcttctcgtctgcattattgataggaatttctgcttttgcttctcacctttaaatattaccgtttcattttcttcagtttgcactttcactctcttattcgcacagtcaatttgagcattattactagacagccaatccattcctaaaataatatcaaactcccctaacctaaaaggtatcaaatcaactgaaaaatgacatctccctatctcaatatcacagctcggacatactcgatctactgcaacctgatcattattcgctagTTTTAtaactaacacttcatccaaccactgaatctcacaatctatcttagagataaaggcttcagaaataaaagatctagtagctcctgaatcaatcaatactaaagcatttacggaatttacaggaagtgtacctgcaaccacattcggactctgtaccgcttccttcattgacatgttgaaagtccttgctctgggctgattttgctgtggtagtggaggtggaggtaatgctaaaactcttggaatactggcagccattgcaattcctctgcagtctttggcgatatgtccttttctcccacattgaaaacaagtaacttctgcttttcccattggacattctccagaatagtgtcccctttgcttgcacttgaaacacgtaatatttagcttgttgcaaactcctgtatgctttctaccacacgttctgcaatcaggtataggcagtcgaataagcctttgctgagttggggcaggtagtcgattacccatcctctggttgttttgctctggccttttgaaatttacttttccccgagcttgaaatcccggccttttgttgaaacgattctgaaatttccctggtcctttctctttctgagctgcttcgctttctccttcaataatcatagccttctgaacaacagtcgtataagttgtcaattcaaacacagctaccctgctacgaatccatggtttcagtccttgctgaaatctcttggcccgcttttcgtccgtatccacctgctctggaacaaaccttgccaattcagtaaacttggtttcataatccgcaaccgataagttgtcttgtttcagctctaggaacttgatctccatctggttcttcataaaacgaggaaaatatttctccaagaaaagattagtgaatctgttccaggtcaccacaccttcttccaaagctttcttcgattcccaccagtaattagcttcaccttttagaaaatagctagcgaaatctgtcttctgctcttcctcaacctttaccaacgaaaaagccttttccatttctttcagccaagctctcgctttcgtaggatctgtggaacccataaattccggtggcttcaccgactgaaattgcttgaaagtagtcgtaggtgctgctggtggtatttgatgtcctggatgagcggcttgctgtaacatctgttgctggaactgctgttgctgctgctgcatttgttgttgcatcatcaacatctgctgttgcatgagattaaacatctgatccatctgtttattattgttttggccctcggtgtttccattcgatgagtcgggctgcgcttttctcttaggtgccatttttctggtaaataaataatggatcttatttaataacagtatattaaacatatattaaaacagtcgattcgagaaaataaaataacttattaaataactgaatagataaaacagtatgatagttttaattaatttttttttttttttttttttttacaacatgatcgtgaataaaactacatttgtaaatatgcaatggtactgaaataaatgtaaatgcttaaatgactggaaataaaataaagaaaacatgcaaaagattatctcatatatatatatataggtagaacaccagctacaggtgtcagtgcttgatacaaaaccctatgatataacagtcgtactgctactactatcagtcagagtcagtagctacactcatacaaactaatatacaatactatgctgcctctatctacaaaatatacataatacaacactcatcgatctgctggtctcaaaatcctggtggtacgtggctcaactcctcccgcactgcctctagcactgcctcggtaagtcccaatgctctgcgatatgctgtctccgcactaagatcctactgtctcaaatcagtaagctgctgcgaactaacccggtgaatatgatgtagtctctctctcagtatataatccggtcataatgctctgacaggaccatccgtctgtgtctcatacaatccaaggatctccctacactggttctgccatctaatcctctcctccctctctgcctgaaagcgctggtaagtcacggtatgatgctcatgaagatcagtgctggaacctcgagaaggtaatggtccatctaccacgatctcatccataaactctggctgaggaaactgatacactcccggaacaggtgcataaatggctaatggggcaggaaataagacaggctgctccataggcgcatacacaggcggctctgcctctggctccatcggtggcatctctggaatctcaactggtggcataggaatctgaggctctaaatcctcccactgcggaagatcaaccatatcaggaatatcaaacatcggaaactctaatggtggaatatctggtatctctggctcaacatatggaaaataatctgcaaaacctggtacctccgggggaagtggtatctctggtgctggctcaggtggtaATGGAGGTAAAACCTGCTCTGACACTAgggctactaccggtgcatccactggatctgtctcggtcctctccgtagacgatgataaagaagccatctaatatataaaaataataacacaaaaacaatcaaatcacaatcctataactcataacttctaatcacatagacaaacagtcctaacactcttactctcgtcctatcttattttcctatcttatcttaatcctaacattcttgttttccaaggtcaatcctaagctctgataccaactataacaccctccaaatccggggtatagatttggggcattattaacaacaattaccaactatacctgcacaagcggaatattaatataataattaccccgaactatcactactcaggatcttttaaggtttgagtttgaaaaacaagaatcatgcactacactttattacaaacccgaCTAAAtaaaaacctgtctcaagaactctctttattacaaaactttattctatctacagtttcactacgcaatcttttattcaaactacacaaaacttttgTTTAACCCAACAtcactacttatcctgctacacctgatctggcaattcaaagctctcttcgggaataggaatgaacactcttggtataagagggtcccgctgcttgactcgcttcttgactatgcgggtcctgatgggtttcattctctaccttaactgtaaaacaataggagtgacaataaaagaaatgagccaaaattgctcaacaagcctgcaacaatatatatatatatattataaaaagagagaaataaatgaaccaataagctgttggtttgaacaaccatctgtatctgtatatgataataatttgccaacactggcgagtgccaaatgaacaagactggaacaagaaccaacatatgcactataatctgctgatcagtcagaatatagtgcggatctatacccaactgcatagacccaaccaacgtaaggagtactcaggcaactatggcctattaattaatggtctgggaaaaacccagcctttatagtaaccatccagtccaaggctgagcatccggaacaatcggtatgctattgatgtatcccaacaccaggatataccagaatatatgtaacaagggtaaaggaattgaaatatgaacagggaattcattaaattgggtaaatcaagaattaaaATGAAATGGAACGAGTGATAATAAAtaggtaacagtgtatatgaacaatgattatcaaagagaatcgatacgatagaaaggaaatataaatcactattctgaatttagaataggggaaaaacttgccttgcgcgtacttgacctggtttaacttactgccttctgaccctagcttgctctgctttgctaacactgaacaaatcatagaaagataggtgtttagataatttactacatacgtgtatcttgaattgatatcacgcaaccttatcagtctacccatgcgtttctatctgactcgtatatatatatacatatatttacacaacacatttatgcacataatcacatataacacgtaacacgtaaagcacacaattaatttctagatttataattatttttaaaatcaattccgggcttatacctgcattactagtcgtatctgatttttattataatttttcgggatttattcggctcaattatatccctactaggacctatgaactatcaattatcaccaaaccactctttttcagaagaaattataacttacaaccatttttattggattcgtctcatttttctgagtctaggggtcttcgtttcacttaaatcggactaacggttgaattgttatgaattaaacactgataattcaatttattattcattataaataattattacaaccttttaaatcctaaaacaatttttacataattatttaagaaaaatcaaagtcaaaaataatttttttataatttttggagttaaaatgaagaagttacgatttattgaaaattatgtgattaattattgaaataattaatcatttaataaataaataactaataaataattaatagataattatttactaatttaaaataattaatccctaattattaggattaatcacaatttattacaaatatttacaactcatcgttatttatttgattagatcgattatttacaaataatcaatcaacttaattaaccgatacgctatttatcgaataactacgaattattcgaattataatctaactcaacgattaattactcgtataaatacgagctactcgccattctcatataattatcgaactattacattattactgaaactcatacgattcattaatcaattaattatcggtatttaattatatgatacaaataatcactacaatattattcgaataactatcgctcgaataataattcccattatcgaattattactcgtaataataactaattatcgaattattaatcatattatttaattatttttaatccttatttattaattaattatctaattactaattaattacctaattattattaattaattagataactaataaataattagataaataattaaataattaattaagtaattaaattcgaatttataaattaataaaataatttagaaattaataatactatttttcagaatataaaactaatttttaattaatttttagaattactaaaactaatttctgattttagaaaaaataaaataaatattaaaaaaaaaatcagaaacacAACACAGGTTTTCagattagggtttttaggatcaaaccccgggtcgaaaccgggttggaaaccgggtcgaacccgggttatcgggtcacgaagaacatcACCGCGGCTCCGCCGCCGGTGATCGTTCCAGTACGAAAACGACGACCAAACATCGTGATTCCAGTCGATTTCTTCTGGGTTTTCAATCCCCAACATCTCTGGACCACTCCCTTTTCTTCATCTTCGTCGTTCCGTCAAGAACGTCGCCGGAAAACGTAGAACAGCGGCGGCGACGTCGTTCTCCGACGAGCACGAAAACCTCAACCAAAATCTACGAAACCGGTGTCGTTCGACTGTAAACTCAACGATCTATTCATTCCCCACATCATAACAATCAAACAATCAGCCataatcaaaacccgaattcgaaCAATAAACCCGAATATACGAATTAAAAATCGATTAAACTAACAACAAAAACGattacataattgaaaactacaatcaataagcttcaaaacggatacttacatgactgatttggttaacaaaatcacgatcaaaatccggtttgattctctgccctgttcttcaccaacaaaccctaattctt
This sequence is a window from Apium graveolens cultivar Ventura chromosome 9, ASM990537v1, whole genome shotgun sequence. Protein-coding genes within it:
- the LOC141686128 gene encoding uncharacterized protein LOC141686128, encoding MRYSLKNFLFETVNEGDVREKLEGLQGFVTTFVLIFVEINKFNIVSSLVVPELGDLKIEDIPVVCEFLDVFPDELPGLPPDREIEFTIDLTPGTEPISKAPYRMAPVEMRELAKQLQELLDKGIIRPNIPKTAFRTRYGHYEFLVMAFGLTNAPAAFMDLMNRIFKKYLDKFIIIFIDDILIYSKTEEEHAAQLRTTLEILRKEQLYAKLSKCEFWLKEVQFLGHIISREGIQVDPAKIEAVLNWERPKTPTEVRSFLGLAGYYRRFVKDFAKIATPLTKLTRQSEKFEWNSKCEESFQELKNRLVTAPVLVLPDEQGNFVIYSDASYRGLGCVLMQHGNVIAYASRQLKPHEQKYPTHDLELAAIVFALKLWRHYLYGEKCEIYTDHKSLKYIFTQKELNMRQRRWLELIKDYDVTISYHPGKLGTKLNMSTAYHPQTDGQSERTIQTIEDMLRVGRWQYTGFYGCPKRYSHHESWNLLRGLAGESELPWCVLGDFNDLMFAHEKKRDRPHPRRLLDGFVDVVNDCGLIDMGFSGNEFTWERSRGQNNWIQERLDRGLTNQQWQNMFPDAKVRVWDVSSSDHLLLILELNRQVYVQKSQVKFENIWIREADCYSLINQSCNMQEGLGIMDKIKYCTMKLQEWGGGQLKELGLQIKQSKGRLQMLRSRRDMYRVQLNNEERDKYLRLLEKCEIYWSQRAKQFWIKHGDQNSRFFHSFANGRRQQNQLKGLRNKDGQWKDDEKEM